Part of the Intestinibacillus sp. Marseille-P6563 genome is shown below.
TGGCTTCGTACGCAGCATATTCCCGTTGCATCGCTTCTATTTGCTGCTGCAACTGGTTGTGATCGGCCGTCTGGCTGATGTGAACACGGTTGTGCAGTTTGGTCAGCCGTTCATCCAGCTGACACAATTTCATAGAAAGAATTTCATGGGACATGTCTGCACCTCCTCCCTACTTGTTATTATAAGCAGCCGCATGGAAGCGCTCAATTATCACAAATCTGGCGCTGTATAGACAAAAAAACCGGAGTGTAAAAAAACTTTACACTCCGGTTTTTTTGTCAAACCAATCCTTTCGGTTTTATTGCAAGGGCGAGATCCCTTCTGTCATCAGGCAATACGCGATATGTACAATTTGATCCAGATTTTTGGTATCTGCCTCTGTCCAATTTCTCATCAGCCCTAAAATGGCCTGGCTGTGATAGCGCAGGATGAGCCCCACCTCCGCACGGGTACAGTTCGGATAAAGGCCTTCTTCATCGCAGACCCGCTCAAAAAGGCGCTGGATATACTGGGTAAAATAGCGTTCCAACTCGTCCCGGTAATTGCTTTCCATCCCCTTTTTCATATACGGCATGGAGTTGATCCCCAGGACAAACAGGCATCGCAATTTTGCCTCTCCGCTGTCCAGCGCTTTGGCTTCTAACACCGTGCGCTCAATATCCTGCTCAAAAATCCAGCGGAACAACGCCGGAATATCTTCAAAATGATAATAAAAGGCTTGCCGGGTAATCTGACACGCATCAACCAGATCGGTTACCGTCAGCTTTTTTACACCTTTTTCTATCAAAAGTTTTTTTGCCGCGGTGGCAATCACTTCTTTCATATCGCTGGCCACTGTGGTTCCTCCCATGGTATCCATGCCGAATTGATATCAAGGATATCTTATCATTATCCTTCGGGGTTTGCAAGCGGGATGCTTTCCCGTAAGCTGAAACAAAAAAACGTCCCGCAAACAAGCGGGACGTTTTCTCTTATTTCCATTCGTCGGTGTTGTAAAGTCCAATATCTTTTGCGCGGAATACCGGGTCTTGTCCCCGCTTACGCTGCAAATCGTAATCGTGGAGCGCCCGCAGCGCGATATTGCCCAGCAGAACGATGGCAAAGATATTCACGATCGACATAAAGCCCATCAGGATATCCGCCAGGTTCCATACCGTCGAGAAGTCGGCCTGTGCGCCCAGGAAAATCGCAATCAGGCAGGTGATACGGAATGCGTTAAGAAGGACTTTGTTATCCTTGATAAAACGCAGATTGGATTCCGTATAATAGTAGTTGCCCACCAAGCTGGAAAAGGCAAAGAAGAAAATTGCAAGGGTGATAAAATGAATGCCCAGTTCCCCGAAGGTCGTGTGTACGGCGCGCTGCACATACGAAATATCCTCGCTTGCCGGTACGCCGGATACCAGCAGGATCATTGCCGTTGTCGAGCAGATGACCAATGTATCCAAAAAGACCGACAGCGTCTGGATGAGGCCCTGCTTAACCGGGTGGGATACCACCGCGGTTGCCGCAGCATTGGGCGCCGAACCCATACCAGCTTCGTTGGAGAACAGGCCGCGCTTGATGCCGATGACGACAGCGCTGCCGGCAAAGCCGCCAAAGATGGCCTGCATGTTAAATGCTTCACGGAAGATGGTCGCAAATACACCCGGTACGGCCGACAGGTGGGTGAAGAACATCACCAGGCCGATCAGGATATAACCGCCTGCCATCACCGGTACGATCACCGATGTGATAGTACTGATGCGGTGTACGCCGCCAAAAATGACTAGGCCAGTCAGCACGGCCAGCAGTAGGCCGACCAGCATCGGCAGCGCGGTTTGATCATAATGCGGGACATAATATTTAATCGCAGACGAGATATTAAACGATTGCAGGCCATTGAAGCCATAAGCAAAGCACAAAATCAGCAGCACCGAGAAGATGCAGCCCAGCCAGCGCTTGCCCAGACCACGCTGAATGTAATACGCCGGACCGCCGCGGAACGAGTTGCCATCCTTAATCTTATAGATCTGTGCCAGGGTGGATTCGATGAATGCCGATGCACCGCCAATAACCGCCATCAGCCACATCCAGAAAACAGCACCCGGACCACCGGCGGCAATGGCTGCCGCAATACCGGCGATATTGCCGGTGCCGACGCGCGATGCGGTGGAGATCATCAAAGCCTGAAAAGACGATACTTGACGTTGACCGTCTTTTTTCTCGGCGCGTTCCCGCAGAATCTTGCGTACATCCCCAATGCGGCGAATCTGTACCGCACCGGTACGGATGGTGAAATAGACACCTGCCAGAATCAGTAAAAAGATCAGCAGTTTGCTATACATAAAATTATTCAGTGGGGTCAAGACCAAATTATTGATTTGGTCGATCATACGGTTGATTGCCTCCATGGATTCCCTTCTTTCTTTTCATTTCCCCGACCTGGTTGTCCATAGTCGTATTTCCATAATACCGTAGAATCCTCGGAAAAGCAAACATTTTCGCGGTCTATTTGCAGGATTTGTTTGATTTCAACAATCTTTTGCATAATATTTCGTGATGCAGAGCCGCCTTTTCTAAAAGATCGGCCGCCAGCCCAGTTCCCGCAGCCGCACCGCCGCTTCGGCGGCGCTGGCGGTGCTGTATGTGTGTATGGTCAGTCCCCGTCCGTCTGCATCCACTTCGACCGCCCCTACGCCATGCACATCGGCCAACCGTTTTTCGGTCATCTTGAGATCAGGCCAGGCGGCACACCAAAAACGCTGTTCCATCGTCTTCCTCCTTTGATAGGTCCTCCCTTTCAGCATGTCCATCCGAACAAAAGCTATACTTCCGCTTTCTTGCCATTTTCCGGCCTGCATGGTATGATAGACAGAGAATTGATGCAAAGGATCGAATCGTATGATACGCTATGTTTCTCATGGGCCGGAGGATACCGAATCCCTGGGCGCCCGTTTTGCCGCCACCCTGCGGCCGGGCGATGTGGTTGCCTTTACCGGCGATCTGGGCGCGGGGAAGACGGCTTTTTCCCGCGGTGTGCTGCGTGGCCTGGGCTATACTGGCCGGGTGACCAGCCCGACATTTGCCATTGCAAACGAATACCATACCCCCAAGGCCGATGTGGCGCATTTTGATATGTACCGCATTTTGGACCCGGAAGCGCTTTGGGAACTCGGGTTTGACGAATATCTGGACGGCCGCCGTATCCTGCTGATCGA
Proteins encoded:
- a CDS encoding TetR family transcriptional regulator, whose product is MASDMKEVIATAAKKLLIEKGVKKLTVTDLVDACQITRQAFYYHFEDIPALFRWIFEQDIERTVLEAKALDSGEAKLRCLFVLGINSMPYMKKGMESNYRDELERYFTQYIQRLFERVCDEEGLYPNCTRAEVGLILRYHSQAILGLMRNWTEADTKNLDQIVHIAYCLMTEGISPLQ
- a CDS encoding alanine/glycine:cation symporter family protein codes for the protein MEAINRMIDQINNLVLTPLNNFMYSKLLIFLLILAGVYFTIRTGAVQIRRIGDVRKILRERAEKKDGQRQVSSFQALMISTASRVGTGNIAGIAAAIAAGGPGAVFWMWLMAVIGGASAFIESTLAQIYKIKDGNSFRGGPAYYIQRGLGKRWLGCIFSVLLILCFAYGFNGLQSFNISSAIKYYVPHYDQTALPMLVGLLLAVLTGLVIFGGVHRISTITSVIVPVMAGGYILIGLVMFFTHLSAVPGVFATIFREAFNMQAIFGGFAGSAVVIGIKRGLFSNEAGMGSAPNAAATAVVSHPVKQGLIQTLSVFLDTLVICSTTAMILLVSGVPASEDISYVQRAVHTTFGELGIHFITLAIFFFAFSSLVGNYYYTESNLRFIKDNKVLLNAFRITCLIAIFLGAQADFSTVWNLADILMGFMSIVNIFAIVLLGNIALRALHDYDLQRKRGQDPVFRAKDIGLYNTDEWK
- the tsaE gene encoding tRNA (adenosine(37)-N6)-threonylcarbamoyltransferase complex ATPase subunit type 1 TsaE, giving the protein MIRYVSHGPEDTESLGARFAATLRPGDVVAFTGDLGAGKTAFSRGVLRGLGYTGRVTSPTFAIANEYHTPKADVAHFDMYRILDPEALWELGFDEYLDGRRILLIEWSENIADALPPHKQVSIRYGEQPDDRIIIITEGTL